A window from Culex pipiens pallens isolate TS chromosome 3, TS_CPP_V2, whole genome shotgun sequence encodes these proteins:
- the LOC120412636 gene encoding cysteine dioxygenase 1 encodes MTSIMRIEDAEVADANQEQYLRGLTKTFTGIEKPLKDAPQCGTLTELIAELHRVFAEDRVNIEYVNHLMMSYKSNAAEWRKFAKFDRYRYTRNLVDAGNGKFNLMLLCWNEGHASAIHDHADSHCFMKMLKGELTEVRYAWPKDATVNEDAAANIGQDPEDQEYSGDELEELSRTTLATNGVCYINDTLGLHRVENPSHSDVAVSLHLYCPPFDTCSVFNKQTGKRTKCKVTFWSKYGKREEQTE; translated from the exons ATGACGTCGATTATGCGGATTGAGGATGCCGAGGTCGCCGACGCAAACCAGGAGCAATACCTGCGCGGCCTGACCAAAACGTTCACCGGAATCGAGAAACCGCTGAAGGACGCCCCCCAGTGTGGCACGTTGACGGAACTGATTGCCGAGCTACACAGGGTGTTTGCCGAAGATCGGGTCAACATCGAGTACGTGAACCATCTGATGATGAGCTACAAGAGCAACGCGGCGGAATGGCGAAAGTTTGCCAAATTCGATCGTTACAG GTACACTCGCAACCTGGTCGACGCCGGCAACGGCAAATTCAACCTGATGCTATTGTGCTGGAATGAAGGGCACGCCTCCGCGATCCACGACCACGCCGATTCGCACTGCTTCATGAAGATGCTCAAGGGCGAACTGACGGAGGTGCGTTACGCGTGGCCCAAGGACGCCACCGTCAACGAGGACGCCGCGGCCAACATCGGCCAAGATCCGGAGGACCAGGAGTACAGCGGGGACGAGCTGGAGGAACTGTCGCGGACGACGCTCGCCACGAACGGCGTGTGCTACATCAACGACACGCTCGGCCTGCACCGGGTCGAGAATCCGAGCCACTCGGATGTGGCCGTGTCGCTGCATCTGTACTGTCCCCCGTTCGACACGTGCTCGGTCTTCAACAAGCAGACCGGCAAACGCACCAAGTGCAAGGTCACCTTCTGGAGCAAGTACGGCAAGCGGGAGGAGCAG aCCGAGTAA